Proteins encoded together in one Bacteroides ovatus window:
- a CDS encoding FAD-dependent oxidoreductase, whose amino-acid sequence MKQYDAIIIGFGKAGKTLAAELSNRGWQVAIVERSNMMYGGSCPNVACIPTKTLVHEAEVSALLYHDDFPKQTNMYKQAIGRKNRLTSFLRNDNYERLSKRPNVTIYTGMGSFISANTIKVTLPEGYIELQGKEIFINTGSTPIIPAIDGIQQSQHVYTSSTLLDLSVLPHHLIIIGGGYIGLELASMYAGFGSKVTILEGGNKFMPREDRDIANSVKEVMEKKGIEIHLNARAQSIHDTNDGVTLTYSDVSDGTPYYVDGDAILIATGRKPMIEGLNLQAAGVGVDAHGAIIVNDQLRTTVPHIWAMGDVKGGSQFTYLSLDDFRIIRDQLFGDKKRDIGDRDPVQYAVFIDPPLAHIGISEEEALKRGYSFKVSRLPASSIVRTRTLRQTDGMLKAIINNHNGKIMGCTLFCADASEIINIVAMAIKTGQTSTFLRDFIFTHPSMSEGLNQLFDV is encoded by the coding sequence ATGAAACAATATGATGCAATTATTATAGGATTCGGCAAGGCAGGGAAAACCCTGGCTGCCGAACTTTCCAACCGCGGATGGCAAGTGGCCATCGTAGAACGTTCCAACATGATGTATGGAGGAAGCTGTCCGAATGTAGCCTGTATCCCAACAAAGACGCTGGTGCATGAAGCCGAGGTTTCCGCTTTGCTTTACCACGATGATTTTCCGAAGCAGACGAATATGTACAAACAGGCCATCGGCCGAAAGAACCGCCTCACTTCCTTTCTTAGGAATGATAATTACGAAAGACTAAGTAAACGTCCTAATGTGACTATCTACACCGGGATGGGTTCTTTTATATCCGCGAATACTATAAAGGTAACACTACCTGAAGGATATATCGAGCTGCAAGGAAAAGAGATTTTTATCAATACGGGGTCTACTCCTATTATCCCGGCAATAGATGGCATTCAGCAAAGTCAGCATGTATATACCAGTAGCACGCTTCTGGATCTAAGCGTACTTCCTCATCACCTGATTATCATAGGTGGAGGATATATCGGACTGGAGCTCGCTTCTATGTATGCCGGTTTCGGCAGTAAAGTGACGATACTCGAAGGAGGAAACAAATTTATGCCTCGTGAAGATCGGGATATTGCAAACAGCGTCAAAGAAGTGATGGAGAAGAAAGGTATTGAAATCCATCTGAACGCTCGTGCGCAGTCTATCCATGACACGAATGACGGAGTGACACTGACTTACTCGGACGTATCCGACGGTACTCCTTATTATGTAGATGGAGATGCCATTCTTATCGCAACGGGACGTAAACCGATGATTGAAGGATTGAATCTGCAAGCAGCGGGTGTAGGAGTTGATGCTCACGGAGCTATCATCGTAAACGATCAGTTACGCACTACTGTTCCTCATATATGGGCAATGGGAGATGTGAAAGGCGGATCGCAATTTACATATCTCTCACTGGATGATTTCCGGATTATCCGTGACCAGCTCTTCGGCGACAAGAAACGTGATATCGGAGACCGTGATCCTGTGCAATATGCAGTGTTTATTGATCCGCCATTGGCGCATATCGGAATCAGTGAAGAAGAAGCTCTGAAAAGAGGATATTCATTTAAGGTTTCCCGGTTGCCGGCATCCTCCATCGTCCGTACCCGTACATTGAGGCAGACTGATGGTATGCTAAAAGCTATCATCAATAATCATAACGGGAAGATTATGGGCTGTACTCTATTCTGCGCCGATGCTTCAGAAATCATCAATATCGTAGCTATGGCGATAAAAACAGGGCAAACCTCTACATTCTTGCGCGATTTTATCTTCACGCATCCCAGTATGAGTGAGGGATTAAATCAACTGTTTGATGTATAA
- a CDS encoding ABC-F family ATP-binding cassette domain-containing protein has product MSISIQQISYIHPDKEVLFSDLNFAISKGQKLGLVGNNGCGKSTLLQIIAGQLSPSSGVIVRPDDLYYIPQHFGQYDSLTIAQALQIERKQQALHAILAGDVSNENFTILNDDWNIEERSIAALDLWGLGQFTLSYPMNLLSGGEKTRVFLAGMDIHHPSVILMDEPTNHLDSSGRQRLYDWVEKYRSTLLVVSHDRTLLNLLPEICELEKHQINYYGGNYEFYKEQKTLMQEALQQRIEEKEKALGIARKVARETAERRDKQNVRGEKSNIRKGVPRIVLNALQGKSEKSTSKLTGVHQEKAEKLTNERNQLRGSLSPTAALKTDFNSSSLHTGKILVTAKEINFSYHSNSINNDIQENSISKQQLWQAPVSFQLKSGDRLRIEGANGSGKTTLLKLITGQLQPQEGTLTRTDFSYVYLNQEYSIIDDRNSILEQAYAFNSRNLPEHEIKIILNRYLFPASEWDKSCRKLSGGEKMRLAFCCLMISNNTPDMFILDEPTNNLDIQSIEIITATIKNYAGTVIAISHDNYFIQEIGVEQCILLS; this is encoded by the coding sequence ATGTCTATCAGTATCCAACAAATCAGCTATATCCATCCGGATAAAGAAGTATTATTCAGTGACCTCAATTTCGCCATCAGTAAAGGGCAGAAACTAGGATTAGTCGGTAACAATGGTTGTGGCAAGTCTACTTTGCTACAAATTATTGCCGGACAGTTATCACCCTCTTCCGGTGTCATTGTCCGCCCGGACGACCTATATTATATCCCGCAACATTTCGGGCAATATGATTCACTGACCATCGCACAAGCTCTTCAAATAGAGCGTAAACAGCAAGCTCTGCACGCTATCCTGGCAGGAGATGTCTCAAACGAGAATTTCACCATTCTAAATGATGACTGGAATATCGAAGAACGTTCCATTGCCGCTCTCGATTTATGGGGATTAGGACAGTTTACGCTATCCTACCCGATGAATCTGCTTAGTGGCGGCGAAAAGACCCGCGTATTCCTGGCAGGTATGGACATTCATCATCCATCTGTCATACTTATGGATGAACCGACCAATCATCTCGATTCTTCCGGCAGACAACGTTTATATGACTGGGTAGAAAAATATCGTTCCACCCTGTTGGTGGTAAGTCATGACCGTACCCTGCTCAATCTTCTCCCCGAGATTTGCGAATTGGAGAAGCATCAAATCAATTATTATGGCGGAAATTACGAATTCTACAAAGAACAAAAAACGCTGATGCAGGAAGCATTGCAACAACGTATTGAAGAAAAAGAAAAGGCACTAGGTATTGCCCGTAAAGTGGCTCGCGAAACGGCCGAACGCAGGGACAAACAGAATGTACGCGGCGAAAAGAGTAATATAAGAAAAGGAGTTCCACGCATTGTATTGAACGCACTCCAAGGGAAATCCGAGAAGAGCACTAGTAAACTGACTGGCGTCCATCAGGAAAAAGCCGAGAAGTTAACAAATGAACGTAACCAGCTTCGAGGTTCGCTCTCTCCGACTGCGGCATTAAAAACCGATTTCAACAGTTCCTCGCTTCATACCGGGAAGATATTAGTGACAGCAAAAGAGATTAACTTCAGTTATCATTCCAATTCGATTAACAATGATATTCAGGAAAATAGCATCTCAAAACAACAGCTTTGGCAAGCTCCTGTCAGCTTTCAGCTAAAGAGCGGAGACCGCCTCCGTATAGAAGGAGCCAACGGTAGCGGAAAAACAACTCTATTGAAATTAATCACTGGCCAACTTCAACCACAGGAAGGAACCCTGACACGAACGGACTTTAGCTATGTCTATTTGAATCAAGAGTATTCGATCATTGACGACCGGAACAGTATTCTTGAACAGGCTTACGCTTTCAACAGCCGGAATCTGCCGGAGCATGAAATAAAGATTATTCTAAACCGTTACTTGTTTCCTGCATCCGAATGGGACAAATCCTGCCGGAAACTTAGTGGTGGTGAGAAAATGCGTCTCGCTTTCTGCTGTCTGATGATTAGTAACAATACCCCTGATATGTTTATCCTGGATGAACCTACCAACAATTTGGACATACAAAGTATTGAAATTATCACTGCTACTATAAAAAATTATGCAGGTACTGTGATAGCAATCTCACACGACAATTATTTTATTCAGGAAATTGGTGTCGAACAATGCATTTTATTGAGTTAG
- the nudC gene encoding NAD(+) diphosphatase — protein MNQTAQSWWFIFYKDQLLLEKKEDGIYAIPCEESSPIVIKEKTTVHNITTLEGRNCKTFSLSSPIEESEQWIMTGLRASYEYLPLSHYQTAGKAHEILHWDRNSRFCSACGTPMEQKESIMKRCPKCGREVYPSISTAILVLVRKKDSLLLVHARNFKGTFNSLVAGFLETGETLEECVAREVKEETGLEVKNITYFGNQPWPYPSGLMVGFIADYAGGEINLQDEELSSGDFYTRDNLPELPRKLSLARKMIDWWIEHPNE, from the coding sequence ATGAATCAGACAGCACAATCATGGTGGTTTATCTTTTACAAAGACCAACTGCTTCTTGAGAAAAAAGAGGATGGCATATATGCCATCCCGTGTGAAGAAAGCTCTCCTATTGTTATTAAAGAAAAAACAACCGTACACAATATCACTACACTAGAAGGGAGAAACTGCAAGACTTTCTCCCTCTCCTCTCCCATTGAAGAATCGGAGCAATGGATCATGACAGGGCTTCGTGCCTCCTATGAATATCTTCCTTTGTCTCATTATCAGACAGCAGGAAAAGCACATGAGATTCTGCATTGGGATAGAAACAGCCGCTTTTGTTCCGCCTGCGGCACGCCTATGGAACAGAAAGAATCTATCATGAAGCGTTGTCCGAAATGTGGCCGGGAAGTATATCCTTCCATTTCCACAGCGATTCTTGTATTAGTGAGAAAAAAAGATTCACTACTCTTAGTGCATGCCCGCAATTTTAAAGGAACATTCAACAGTCTCGTTGCCGGATTTCTGGAAACCGGAGAAACGCTAGAAGAATGTGTAGCACGTGAAGTGAAAGAAGAAACCGGACTGGAGGTAAAAAATATCACTTATTTCGGTAATCAGCCCTGGCCTTATCCCAGCGGACTAATGGTCGGCTTTATTGCCGATTATGCCGGAGGAGAAATCAACCTCCAAGATGAAGAATTGAGTTCGGGAGACTTTTATACAAGAGACAATTTACCCGAACTTCCCAGAAAACTTAGTCTTGCCCGAAAGATGATTGATTGGTGGATAGAGCATCCAAATGAATAA